The Hornefia porci genome contains the following window.
AATAGCCAAGGCCTCTTTCATAGAACCCGCTTCTGCGAAGCATCTCAAGGTTCTCTCCCAAGGGTTTTCCTGTCACTGTCATGACATCCAGATCCAGCATGTCAGACAGCATTTCCTGCACTTTCGGAACGCCTCCGGCAAACCAGAACAGTTCTGAGGGATACTTTCCGCTCGGAGCAATATTACAGATATGAGGCACCTTTCTGTTAATTTCATCAAATTCACTGATATCCAGAGGAGTGCCGAGGGCGTGCGCCAGGGCCGGCAGATGAAGGAACGCATTTGTTGAACCTCCGATTGCCGCGTGGATCACAATTGCATTCCGAATCGCAGCTTTTGTCATAATATCAGCAGCTGTAATCCCTTTACGCTGAAGCGACATCACCATATGTCCGGCAGCCCGGGCAGTTCTGCGAATATCATTCATTGTCGCGGGAGAAAGCGCGGAGCCCGGAGGTGCAAGTCCCAGAGTCTCTGCCATGCACTGCATTGTGCTGGCCGTTCCCATGAACTGACAGGCCCCGCAGGAGGGACATCCTGTCCTGATATATTGCCCGACTTCAAACTCATCCATTGTCCCCTGACGTCTTCCGAGTGCCACTGCACCGCCACGTCCCGCATCGGTCAGATATGGGCCCGGCCGCATGGAACCTCCCGGTACAAAAACCGTCGGCAGATTCAGCCTTGCCGCGGCAATCAGATGTGCCGGGATTGATTTGTCACAAGACGAGACAAGAACAAGACCATCCCAAGGGTGCACACTGCCATGGATCTGAACCATATCAGCAATCGCTTCTCTCTGTGCGAGGACATAGTTCATACCATCGTGTCCCTGCGCACATCCATCACAAATATCCGTAACATGATAAGATGCCGGCCGACCTCCGGAAGAGACAATTCCGTCTCTGATCTGTACAGCCAGCTGATTCAGATGGATACTTCCGGGATGAGACTCACCAAATACGTCCTCCACAAGAATATACGGTTTATTTACATCTTCTTCATCCCATCCCATGCCAAGCCGCAGAGCATCGCTCTGCGGCCATATCCACCGGACCCATGATGCGTTCTGACCTTCTGTTTTTTTATCAAACTTTTTCGTCATACTATCACGTCCTTATTTTCATTCAATCCCTGCGATATCCTTCGCAAGCTGTTTCTTACCCTGGATATTTCCCTGACGGGCGATCATGATGCGCTGCGCCTGCGGGGAGCCCGCACCGTGCATGGATTCGGTGCGGTAGCCGACGGCGGCCGCGCCGAGGCAGATGTTCTCCAGGAAGCGCATGACGCGCATGCGGTCCTCGGTAGAGCAGATTCCGTTCCCGACAAAGAATTTGTTGCAGAAGTCACCAATCGTCTCGCCGTTTCTGCCCACCGGAAGATCCGACCGGAAGTCCTTCTGAGAAGGCATAGTAACCATGATGCCTCCGGCGATGTCCTCTGCCAGGCGAACAATCTCATAGGGGAAACGTGTAACGTTCTGTTTACATACATTCGCCAGCAGCAGGTCGATCATGTAGCCGCCGGACGCCGTAGGATGGCCCTCGGAGGAACATGCGATACCGCAGGAGTAAAGAGTCTCGTTCAGATGTGTCATCTCAATGAGCTTGTCCTTCACCGCCGATGCCTTTTCGCACCCGTTATATTCAGCAGCCAGAGCCGCCGCGCCGATCACCACGTCGCCGACGCCGACCTTGCAGCCGCCGTAGCTCTGCCGGTGATAGCCTGCGAAACGCTCTACCAGCATTCCGGCGAAATCATATTCACCGCACATGAAGATATATTCATTCGGGATGAACACATCGTCGAAGACGACAAGGGCTTCCTGACCCCCGAATTTTTTGTTGCCCAGATCCATATCGGCGCCCTCTTCCAGTTTTCTGGTGTCACAGGACTGACGACCGTAGATCATGAACATCCCATCCGCGTCGCTGGGACAGGCGAAGGACACTGCGTAATCTTTGTCGTCCGGTCCCATTGAAATGGTCGGCATGACAATATGCCAGTGGGAATTGACGGAGCCGGTCTGGTGGCACTTGGCGCCGCGGACGACAATGCCGTCCTCACGCCGCTCTTTGATTCTCAGATAGAGATCTTTGTCCTCCTGCTCGTGGGGAGCCTTCCCGCGGTTCCCCTTGGGGTCGGTCATCGCTCCGTCCACAACCAGATCGTTTTCCTGAATATATTCCAGGAAACGTTTCAGATTCCCGTGGTAATCCGTTCCGTATTTCTGATCGATCTCATAGGTTGTGGAGTACTCCGCGTTAATCGCGTCCATTCCCACGCACCGCTGGAAGCAGCTGGCGGTTTTCTGACCCAGCAGCCGCTGCATCTTCACCTTCTTCTTCAGATCCTCTGTGCTCTGATGAATATGCGCGAACCGATTGATCTTATGTCCGGTCAGATGAGACTCCGCCGTCATCAGATCCTCGTACTGCGGATCGTTCGCCAGCTCATAGGTCATGGCGACGCAGTTGATGGACGGGCGGATCATCGGATGGTCCACCCAGTTCTCAATCTGCTCGCCGAACATATATACTCTCGTTTTCATACTGCGCAGACTTTCAATATATTCTGCGCCCGTCTTCAATGCCATATCAGGCTCCTTTCCTTACCAGAAATAGATCTGTCCGGCAGCTTTTCTGTACTCATAGAAATCCTTTTCGATCTGTTCTCTGAATTTCGGATGAGCGATTTCTGCCAGCATCTTGCATCTCTGATCCAGTGATTTTCCGAACAGGTCCGCAACGCCGTATTCTGTGACAACATAGTGCACGTCGTTCCGGGTGGTCGTGACCGGCGTTCCCGGTTTCAGAACTCCGACGATCCGGGAAATCGTATCATTCTTTGTGGTGGAAGGCAGAGCGATAATCGCCTTACCTCCGTTGGATTCCTCTGCGCCGCGGATAAAGTCCTGCTGTCCGCCGACGCCGGAGAACATCTTGGGTCCGATGGAATCAGCGACAACCTGTCCCATAGCATCCACTTCAATC
Protein-coding sequences here:
- the ilvD gene encoding dihydroxy-acid dehydratase; the encoded protein is MTKKFDKKTEGQNASWVRWIWPQSDALRLGMGWDEEDVNKPYILVEDVFGESHPGSIHLNQLAVQIRDGIVSSGGRPASYHVTDICDGCAQGHDGMNYVLAQREAIADMVQIHGSVHPWDGLVLVSSCDKSIPAHLIAAARLNLPTVFVPGGSMRPGPYLTDAGRGGAVALGRRQGTMDEFEVGQYIRTGCPSCGACQFMGTASTMQCMAETLGLAPPGSALSPATMNDIRRTARAAGHMVMSLQRKGITAADIMTKAAIRNAIVIHAAIGGSTNAFLHLPALAHALGTPLDISEFDEINRKVPHICNIAPSGKYPSELFWFAGGVPKVQEMLSDMLDLDVMTVTGKPLGENLEMLRRSGFYERGLGYLANYGVSQDEVMFPRDSCAAFGSVAVLRGNIAPEGAVVKYSAVSEKMRYHVGSARVFDSEEACNQAVVDQTIDPGSVLIIRYEGPRGSGMPEMFMTTEAIMNDSKLKDSTVLITDGRFSGATRGPCIGHVSPEAQAGGSIAFVQDGDIIEVNIPDRTLNIIGINGKKETPERIAEILKERSKDFAPKDITSRTGIFRKFSEHAASAVYGAYSD
- a CDS encoding 4-hydroxyphenylacetate 3-hydroxylase family protein — encoded protein: MALKTGAEYIESLRSMKTRVYMFGEQIENWVDHPMIRPSINCVAMTYELANDPQYEDLMTAESHLTGHKINRFAHIHQSTEDLKKKVKMQRLLGQKTASCFQRCVGMDAINAEYSTTYEIDQKYGTDYHGNLKRFLEYIQENDLVVDGAMTDPKGNRGKAPHEQEDKDLYLRIKERREDGIVVRGAKCHQTGSVNSHWHIVMPTISMGPDDKDYAVSFACPSDADGMFMIYGRQSCDTRKLEEGADMDLGNKKFGGQEALVVFDDVFIPNEYIFMCGEYDFAGMLVERFAGYHRQSYGGCKVGVGDVVIGAAALAAEYNGCEKASAVKDKLIEMTHLNETLYSCGIACSSEGHPTASGGYMIDLLLANVCKQNVTRFPYEIVRLAEDIAGGIMVTMPSQKDFRSDLPVGRNGETIGDFCNKFFVGNGICSTEDRMRVMRFLENICLGAAAVGYRTESMHGAGSPQAQRIMIARQGNIQGKKQLAKDIAGIE